A region from the Falco rusticolus isolate bFalRus1 chromosome 4, bFalRus1.pri, whole genome shotgun sequence genome encodes:
- the LOC119146241 gene encoding ataxin-2 homolog: MESRRHSTEHARGGPRNTGRPVLRRSGGGAGAAPRGQRRRQQQQQQQQRRQQQQRQQRPQRAGARRRFRAMVEQNVKPFLPQRVGLLVGYRQKH, translated from the exons ATGGAGTCGCGGCGTCACTCGACGGAGCATGCGCGCGGCGGCCCCCGAAACACAGGGCGGCCCGTCCTGCGccgcagcggcggcggggctggcgcGGCGCCGCGGGGacagcggcggcggcagcagcagcagcagcagcagcagaggcggcagcagcagcagaggcagcagcgGCCGCAGCGCGCAGGGGCCCGGCGCCGCTTCCGGGCAATGGTGGAGCAG aatGTAAAGCCCTTCTTACCCCAAAGAGTGGGACTACTGGTTGGCTACAGACAAAAGCACTAA